A window of the Amycolatopsis solani genome harbors these coding sequences:
- a CDS encoding lactate 2-monooxygenase, giving the protein MTERFGSYQNELYLQGLGGQLPPCSTDATQLEASAREVMAPGPFSYVAGAAGSGATARANREAFDRWRVVPRMLTGATDRDLATTVLGTRLPAPVAVAPVGVQSIVHPDAESATARAAASVGLPFILSTASSTGIEDVAAANGDGPRWFQLYWPGDPDVCASLLARAKSAGYTALVVTLDTWTLAWRPSDLDQSYLPFLSGEGLAVPFTDPVFLSRLEKTPEEDKGTAILTWLGMITGTDRTWDQLPFLREHWDGPIVLKGIQHVADARRAAEAGMDGIVVSNHGGRQVDGAIGALEALPGIVAAVGDRLEVLFDSGVRTGSDVLKALALGARAVLVGRPWVYGLAHAGEDGVRHVLRSLLADFDLTMGLSGHRTLADLGPDSLQRS; this is encoded by the coding sequence GTGACCGAACGCTTCGGCAGCTATCAGAACGAGCTCTACCTGCAGGGACTCGGTGGTCAGCTGCCGCCGTGCTCGACCGACGCGACCCAGCTCGAGGCGTCGGCCCGCGAGGTCATGGCGCCCGGCCCGTTCTCCTACGTCGCCGGCGCGGCCGGGTCCGGCGCGACCGCGCGCGCCAACCGCGAGGCGTTCGACCGCTGGCGCGTGGTCCCGCGGATGCTGACCGGCGCCACCGACCGCGACCTGGCCACGACGGTGCTCGGCACCCGGCTGCCCGCGCCGGTGGCCGTCGCGCCGGTCGGCGTCCAGTCGATCGTGCACCCGGACGCCGAGTCCGCGACCGCCCGCGCCGCCGCGTCGGTCGGCCTGCCGTTCATCCTGTCCACGGCGTCGTCGACCGGCATCGAGGACGTCGCCGCGGCGAACGGCGACGGCCCGCGCTGGTTCCAGCTGTACTGGCCGGGCGACCCGGACGTCTGCGCGAGCCTGCTGGCCCGGGCGAAGAGCGCGGGGTACACGGCGCTGGTCGTCACGCTCGACACGTGGACGCTGGCCTGGCGACCGTCCGATCTGGACCAGTCCTACCTGCCGTTCCTCAGCGGCGAGGGCCTCGCCGTCCCGTTCACCGACCCGGTGTTCCTGTCCCGGCTGGAGAAGACGCCGGAGGAGGACAAGGGCACCGCGATCCTGACCTGGCTCGGCATGATCACCGGCACCGACCGCACGTGGGACCAGCTGCCGTTCCTGCGCGAGCACTGGGACGGCCCGATCGTCCTCAAGGGAATCCAGCACGTGGCCGACGCGCGCCGCGCGGCCGAGGCCGGCATGGACGGCATCGTGGTGTCCAACCACGGCGGCCGCCAGGTCGACGGCGCGATCGGCGCGCTCGAGGCGCTGCCCGGCATCGTCGCGGCGGTCGGCGACCGGCTGGAGGTCCTCTTCGACTCGGGCGTCCGCACCGGCTCGGACGTCCTCAAGGCACTGGCACTGGGCGCGCGGGCGGTCCTGGTCGGCCGCCCGTGGGTGTACGGCCTGGCCCACGCGGGCGAGGACGGCGTCCGCCACGTGCTGCGGAGCCTGCTGGCGGACTTCGACCTGACCATGGGGCTGTCCGGGCATCGCACGCTGGCGGACCTGGGCCCGGACTCGCTCCAGCGGAGCTGA